In one Geoglobus acetivorans genomic region, the following are encoded:
- a CDS encoding DUF354 domain-containing protein produces the protein MGVDIWIDLQHPADVIFFYPLIRQLEDSHSLYITSRRRDETIKLIDSFGINAFPVLRDYSDPVRKSLAVLFRTVQLYTRIPSFRVALCLELPVAVAVSYLRKKNSILFLDNDFKLLSKKTISQELEIKVKKLATRIVIPKVTYSTFVQEYDAGKLVCYNGYKEHLAISGYTPDADFPEKIPFGDNYVVIRSEAFSAMYVRPHKESLVPNLVRALTKENIPVLFIPRDEDNTYEIMKYAYSKELIHIPKRPLNGLDLAYFAKAVLTGSGTMAREAAVLGTPAVSFFPSNQLLSVDMDLIRRGRMIHSRDVHEIVDYVISMWGKKKEPEFKRAEKVKNEVISIISELTFS, from the coding sequence ATGGGTGTGGACATCTGGATAGACTTGCAGCATCCAGCTGATGTGATATTTTTCTACCCACTTATCAGACAATTAGAAGACTCACACTCCCTGTATATCACTTCAAGACGTAGAGACGAAACAATTAAGTTAATCGATTCTTTCGGAATTAATGCTTTCCCAGTTTTAAGAGATTATTCTGACCCTGTAAGAAAATCTCTTGCCGTGCTTTTTAGGACCGTACAATTGTATACCAGAATTCCAAGCTTCAGAGTAGCCTTGTGCCTTGAATTACCTGTGGCCGTGGCAGTATCATATCTCAGGAAAAAAAATTCTATCTTGTTCTTGGACAATGATTTCAAGCTCTTAAGTAAGAAAACAATTTCACAGGAGTTAGAAATAAAAGTTAAAAAATTAGCAACAAGAATCGTTATTCCAAAGGTTACTTATTCCACGTTTGTGCAAGAGTATGATGCCGGGAAACTTGTTTGCTATAATGGCTATAAAGAACATTTGGCAATATCTGGATACACACCCGATGCAGATTTTCCTGAAAAGATTCCGTTCGGGGACAATTATGTTGTTATCCGTTCCGAAGCTTTTTCTGCAATGTATGTAAGGCCTCACAAGGAGAGTCTTGTGCCCAATCTGGTTAGAGCGTTGACGAAAGAGAACATTCCTGTTTTATTTATCCCGAGAGATGAAGATAATACATATGAAATAATGAAATATGCTTACAGCAAAGAGTTAATACACATACCAAAAAGGCCTCTAAATGGTTTGGATTTGGCATATTTTGCAAAAGCAGTTCTCACAGGATCAGGGACTATGGCGAGAGAGGCGGCCGTATTAGGAACTCCAGCGGTTTCCTTTTTCCCAAGCAACCAATTGCTCTCTGTCGATATGGATTTGATTAGACGTGGTAGGATGATACATTCGAGAGATGTTCATGAAATCGTTGATTATGTGATCTCCATGTGGGGGAAGAAAAAAGAGCCGGAATTTAAACGAGCGGAAAAAGTAAAGAATGAGGTCATTTCAATAATTTCCGAGTTAACCTTTTCATAA
- the wecB gene encoding non-hydrolyzing UDP-N-acetylglucosamine 2-epimerase has translation MYMVIILGTRPEIIKMSPVIRECEKRGLDYFILHTGQHYSYEMDRVFFEELELPQPKYNLDVGSGTHAEQTGRIMIGVEKVLMKEKPDVVLVQGDTNTVLAGALAAAKLHIRVGHVEAGLRSYDRRMPEEVNRVLADHVSDYLFAPTEKARQNLLREGIDEDKIFVTGNTIVDAVYQNLEIAERKVNVLRELGLKPKEYFLVTAHRQENVDVRERLKGILRGLKLIREEFSVPVVFPVHPRTRKRVEEFGLDMSGIEVIDPLGFLEFLQLEANARLVLTDSGGVQEETCILGVPCVTLRDNTERPETLEVGSNVLVGTKPERILEGVRTMLNKENSWKNPFGDGRAGERVVGTIV, from the coding sequence ATGTATATGGTCATAATCCTCGGCACCCGTCCTGAGATAATCAAAATGAGCCCCGTGATAAGGGAATGTGAAAAAAGAGGATTGGATTACTTCATCTTACATACAGGACAGCACTACTCCTACGAGATGGACAGGGTGTTCTTCGAAGAATTGGAATTACCCCAGCCCAAGTATAATCTGGACGTCGGTTCCGGGACGCATGCGGAACAAACCGGCAGAATTATGATCGGAGTTGAAAAAGTCCTGATGAAAGAGAAACCTGATGTCGTTTTAGTGCAGGGTGATACAAACACGGTTTTAGCCGGAGCCCTAGCCGCTGCAAAACTCCACATCAGGGTTGGGCATGTCGAAGCTGGATTGAGATCTTACGATAGAAGAATGCCGGAAGAAGTTAATAGAGTCCTGGCTGACCACGTCTCCGACTATCTGTTTGCTCCGACTGAGAAGGCCAGGCAGAATTTGCTTAGGGAAGGGATAGATGAAGATAAGATATTCGTCACCGGAAACACCATCGTTGATGCAGTTTACCAGAACCTGGAGATTGCTGAAAGAAAGGTGAACGTGCTGAGGGAGCTGGGATTAAAACCTAAAGAGTACTTTCTCGTGACTGCCCACAGACAGGAGAACGTCGATGTCAGGGAGAGGCTGAAAGGAATTCTCAGAGGTTTGAAGTTAATTCGCGAGGAGTTCTCCGTGCCAGTTGTGTTTCCAGTCCATCCAAGAACTCGAAAAAGGGTAGAGGAGTTCGGACTCGACATGAGTGGCATCGAGGTTATCGATCCCCTGGGCTTTCTCGAGTTTCTGCAGCTTGAGGCCAATGCAAGGCTGGTCCTGACAGATTCGGGAGGTGTTCAGGAGGAGACATGCATACTGGGTGTCCCGTGTGTGACTTTAAGGGATAATACGGAGAGGCCTGAAACCTTGGAGGTTGGATCGAATGTTCTGGTGGGGACAAAGCCTGAAAGGATTCTGGAAGGTGTAAGAACAATGCTTAACAAAGAAAATAGCTGGAAAAATCCGTTTGGTGATGGAAGGGCTGGGGAAAGGGTTGTTGGGACAATAGTATAA
- a CDS encoding sulfite exporter TauE/SafE family protein produces MEIFYFLGFAVGFLVGLTGMGGGAVLTPALIFLGVQPRIAVGTDLLYSAVTRFLASLMHYRKGNVNVKVSSTLLAGSIPGLLISAYFMTFLRNSWGVEVLNRFLTQILAFVLIISSLATIYKMYFLKSADKTPDNLSLILTGFVVGALVQLTSVGSGVLVTLFLLLFTGMVSRVIVGTELLFGFVLTFFASIIHAGMGNVDYGLALMLTVSSIPGVVAGVFTSSKIDDRMLRVALSALILVMGVVLLLG; encoded by the coding sequence TTGGAAATCTTTTATTTTCTCGGCTTCGCTGTCGGGTTTCTTGTTGGACTTACAGGGATGGGTGGTGGGGCTGTTCTGACTCCCGCATTAATTTTTCTTGGCGTTCAGCCGAGGATTGCAGTCGGGACGGATTTGCTGTACAGCGCTGTAACGAGGTTCCTTGCGTCACTGATGCACTACAGGAAGGGAAATGTGAACGTTAAGGTCTCTTCAACTCTCCTGGCAGGCTCCATACCCGGACTTTTAATTTCGGCATACTTTATGACTTTTCTAAGGAATTCCTGGGGCGTGGAGGTTTTAAACAGATTTTTGACCCAAATCCTGGCTTTCGTGCTTATAATATCCTCTCTTGCGACGATTTACAAGATGTATTTCTTAAAATCGGCCGATAAGACCCCTGATAATCTATCTCTAATCTTAACAGGCTTCGTCGTCGGTGCGCTCGTTCAGCTAACATCAGTTGGGAGCGGAGTTCTGGTAACTCTGTTTCTTCTGCTGTTCACCGGCATGGTTTCAAGGGTTATTGTGGGTACTGAGCTCCTTTTTGGCTTTGTGCTGACTTTTTTTGCATCCATCATCCATGCCGGGATGGGGAATGTTGATTATGGTCTTGCCCTTATGTTAACAGTCTCTTCGATTCCAGGCGTTGTTGCCGGTGTTTTTACCAGTTCGAAAATTGACGATAGGATGCTCAGGGTGGCTCTCTCGGCACTGATACTGGTGATGGGTGTCGTGCTGTTGCTGGGCTGA
- the cysC gene encoding adenylyl-sulfate kinase: MSFVIWLTGPSGAGKTTLAKALEKELRERGMKVEVLDGDEIRRTLYPDIGFSREAREMHNRVVIHMAKLLSRNGVAAVVSLISPYRSVRRKAREEIGRFVEVYLKCPLEVRIKRDPKGLYAKALRGEIKGLTGYDGVYEEPENPEVVLESHRMSVEEEVREVLKKAEELGYLEV; this comes from the coding sequence ATGAGCTTTGTAATATGGCTTACAGGTCCGAGTGGTGCGGGCAAAACTACGCTCGCAAAAGCACTCGAAAAGGAGCTTAGGGAAAGGGGAATGAAGGTCGAGGTGCTTGACGGCGACGAGATCAGGAGAACTCTCTACCCTGATATAGGTTTCAGCAGGGAAGCGAGGGAAATGCACAATCGTGTTGTGATACACATGGCCAAGCTTTTATCGAGAAACGGGGTTGCTGCTGTTGTTTCTCTGATTTCGCCTTACAGGTCTGTCAGGAGGAAGGCGAGAGAGGAGATCGGCAGGTTTGTGGAGGTTTATCTGAAATGCCCTCTTGAAGTGAGGATAAAGAGAGACCCCAAGGGACTTTATGCAAAGGCGCTCAGAGGTGAAATTAAGGGGCTGACGGGATATGATGGGGTTTACGAGGAGCCTGAGAACCCCGAAGTCGTTCTTGAATCTCACAGAATGAGCGTTGAGGAAGAGGTCAGAGAAGTTCTGAAAAAGGCAGAGGAGCTGGGGTATCTGGAGGTGTAG
- a CDS encoding alkaline phosphatase family protein — MERVLVFGLDSAPPELLFSEFIDELPAIRKLIENAVYGPMKSCIPAITIPAWMVMATGKTPGELGLYGFRHRKAGSYTDMWIANSRKIAEPAIWDYLAMEGKKSVLVGVPPTYPPRKVNGWLISCFITPDASVDYTYPAELKNEVEGLVGEYIFDVVFRKDDRDEVKEKIWEMTEKRFEVARYLIQEKDWDYFQIVEIGLDRIHHAFWKYFDREHHLYEEGSKYRNVIRDYYRLLDREIGKTLELLDDDVAVAVVSDHGVKRMKGAFAINQWLIEEGFLKIRNPEVLEKGRAVKFEELDVDWGRTTAWAWGGYYSRIFLNVEGREKNGTVGKFEYERVRDELADQLRSIRGPNGEKWDTKVFYPEDIYPVALGDRPDMMVYFDDLYWRAAGTLGHGTNYLAENDTGPDDAVHSEYGVFMLSHPELDSRRVNCSIYDFAPTILKIYGIDVEMRGERVI, encoded by the coding sequence ATGGAAAGAGTGCTTGTTTTCGGACTTGATTCTGCTCCTCCGGAGCTGCTTTTCAGCGAGTTCATCGATGAGCTTCCCGCGATAAGGAAGCTGATTGAGAATGCGGTTTATGGGCCTATGAAGAGCTGCATCCCGGCAATAACGATCCCTGCCTGGATGGTGATGGCAACCGGGAAGACGCCCGGAGAGCTCGGTCTTTACGGTTTCAGACACAGGAAGGCCGGCAGCTACACTGACATGTGGATAGCGAACAGCAGAAAAATCGCCGAACCTGCTATATGGGATTACCTTGCAATGGAAGGCAAGAAAAGCGTTCTCGTTGGGGTGCCGCCAACCTACCCCCCGAGAAAGGTGAACGGCTGGTTGATAAGCTGTTTCATAACTCCTGATGCAAGCGTGGACTACACATATCCGGCTGAACTGAAGAATGAAGTGGAGGGGCTCGTGGGTGAATACATCTTCGATGTGGTCTTCAGAAAGGACGACAGGGATGAGGTTAAGGAAAAAATCTGGGAAATGACTGAAAAGAGGTTTGAGGTGGCAAGATATCTCATTCAGGAAAAGGACTGGGATTATTTCCAGATTGTTGAAATCGGTCTTGACAGAATACACCATGCGTTCTGGAAGTACTTTGACAGGGAGCACCACCTGTATGAGGAGGGCAGCAAATACCGGAACGTGATAAGGGACTATTACAGGCTTCTTGACAGAGAGATTGGAAAAACCCTCGAGCTTCTGGATGACGATGTCGCAGTTGCAGTCGTCTCAGACCACGGCGTCAAGAGGATGAAGGGTGCATTCGCCATCAACCAGTGGCTGATTGAAGAAGGCTTTCTGAAAATAAGGAATCCGGAGGTTCTTGAGAAGGGCAGAGCTGTGAAGTTCGAGGAGCTTGATGTGGACTGGGGCAGAACGACTGCGTGGGCATGGGGAGGTTACTACTCCAGAATCTTTCTGAACGTGGAAGGAAGGGAAAAGAATGGAACGGTGGGCAAATTCGAATACGAAAGAGTCAGGGATGAGCTGGCGGATCAGCTCAGGTCAATTAGGGGACCAAACGGTGAGAAGTGGGATACAAAGGTCTTCTATCCTGAAGATATCTATCCGGTTGCTCTCGGTGATAGGCCAGACATGATGGTTTACTTTGACGACCTCTACTGGAGGGCTGCGGGAACTCTCGGACATGGAACGAATTATCTTGCCGAGAATGATACCGGACCTGATGATGCTGTTCATTCGGAGTACGGCGTATTCATGCTCAGCCATCCAGAACTGGACAGCAGACGTGTGAACTGCTCCATTTACGATTTCGCACCCACGATCCTGAAAATTTATGGCATTGACGTGGAAATGAGAGGTGAGCGTGTAATATGA
- a CDS encoding single-stranded-DNA-specific exonuclease RecJ family protein: MNLLIHHWDTDGICSAALLMESLKDEEFENLSLFPGIFEFDGRIKGRIAEAERIYIVDVNMVDEAELIEKPLYFFDHHIQRRIENENAMHVNPLLEGKPAPSASYVVSDYFNHWSWKSAIGAVGDLGRGALGFDWVGKMLDRYGLSENQALHLAKLINSPSMVCDLDGVERAVEKIIHSEPVELLNDDEWANNLTLLESEIAEIVERAEDKGDFVYVRYSSGYNVTSIVARRLVWNLKFPIAIVVNEDFHGHAQVYVRVDKALANRFGIADLIRKLKSFGFNAGGKSDVLGIICAKARLDEALSIVGGHFGWLL; this comes from the coding sequence ATGAACCTGCTGATTCATCACTGGGATACAGATGGAATATGCTCTGCTGCGCTGCTGATGGAATCTCTGAAAGATGAGGAATTTGAGAACCTCTCCCTCTTTCCGGGAATTTTTGAGTTTGATGGACGGATAAAGGGTCGCATAGCCGAGGCTGAACGGATCTACATCGTGGATGTGAACATGGTTGATGAAGCTGAGCTGATAGAGAAGCCGCTCTATTTCTTCGATCATCACATTCAGCGGAGAATTGAGAACGAAAATGCCATGCATGTCAACCCCCTGCTGGAAGGAAAACCGGCCCCCTCTGCTTCGTATGTGGTTTCGGATTACTTCAACCACTGGAGCTGGAAGTCAGCAATTGGAGCGGTCGGGGATCTGGGGAGAGGTGCCCTTGGGTTTGACTGGGTCGGAAAAATGCTTGACAGATATGGACTTTCGGAGAATCAGGCACTTCATCTCGCTAAACTCATCAACTCTCCGTCCATGGTCTGCGATCTGGATGGTGTGGAGAGGGCTGTTGAAAAGATAATCCATTCCGAGCCGGTAGAGCTGCTGAATGATGACGAGTGGGCGAACAATCTCACACTCCTTGAAAGTGAAATTGCTGAGATTGTTGAGAGGGCGGAAGATAAAGGGGATTTCGTGTATGTGAGATACTCGAGCGGGTATAACGTAACATCGATTGTTGCGAGAAGGCTCGTGTGGAATCTCAAATTCCCGATCGCGATTGTGGTTAACGAGGACTTTCATGGCCACGCTCAGGTTTATGTCAGGGTCGATAAGGCTCTTGCGAACAGATTCGGGATTGCCGATCTTATCCGGAAACTCAAAAGCTTCGGATTCAACGCCGGTGGAAAATCCGATGTTCTGGGGATTATTTGTGCAAAAGCGAGGCTTGATGAAGCCCTCAGTATTGTTGGCGGTCATTTCGGGTGGTTGTTATGA
- the sat gene encoding sulfate adenylyltransferase, whose product MVSRPHGGRLVRRIVSDKTRERIVGEQHEYLAVAIDRGTAIDLENIAHGVYSPLNGFLTGDDYESVLDHMRLSDDTPWTIPILLDVDEPGFVEGDAVLLFHAGTPVARMHVEDIYRYDRKNLSLKVFGTDDPEHPGVLRVHSMKDYLVGGEIELLNEIPNEFGRYTLRPVETRVLFRERGWETVVAFQTRNVPHTGHEYVQKAALTFVDGLFINPVLGKKKPGDYRDEVIIKAYEVLFEHYYPKDAATLATVRYEMRYAGPREAIHHAIMRKNFGCTHFIVGRDHAGVGEYYGPYDAWKIFDEFPDLGITPMFIREAFYCSKCAGMVNAKICPHGVEHHEKISGTRLRRMITEGTQPPEYLMRPEVFEVIRSFEKPFVE is encoded by the coding sequence ATGGTATCCAGACCTCACGGAGGCAGACTTGTCAGGCGCATAGTTTCAGATAAAACAAGGGAGAGAATCGTCGGCGAGCAGCACGAGTATCTTGCAGTGGCAATTGATCGGGGAACGGCAATAGACCTCGAAAACATAGCGCATGGCGTTTACTCACCATTGAATGGCTTTCTTACAGGGGATGACTACGAATCCGTCCTCGATCACATGAGGTTGAGCGATGACACACCCTGGACAATCCCGATTCTGCTGGATGTTGATGAACCCGGATTTGTTGAGGGAGATGCCGTACTTCTTTTCCATGCCGGCACCCCGGTTGCGAGGATGCATGTTGAGGACATTTATCGATACGATAGGAAAAACCTCTCTCTGAAGGTCTTTGGCACCGATGATCCCGAACACCCGGGTGTCTTGAGGGTTCATTCGATGAAGGATTACCTTGTGGGTGGGGAGATCGAGCTTCTCAACGAAATTCCGAACGAGTTTGGCAGATACACTCTCAGGCCAGTGGAAACGAGAGTTCTGTTCAGGGAGAGGGGATGGGAGACGGTTGTTGCGTTTCAGACACGGAATGTCCCTCACACTGGCCATGAGTACGTCCAGAAAGCCGCGCTGACATTCGTTGATGGTCTCTTCATCAATCCTGTTCTTGGAAAGAAAAAGCCGGGAGATTACAGGGATGAGGTAATAATTAAGGCCTACGAAGTGCTTTTTGAGCATTACTATCCAAAGGATGCCGCAACCCTTGCAACCGTCAGATACGAGATGAGGTATGCCGGGCCGAGGGAGGCAATACACCATGCAATAATGCGCAAGAACTTCGGATGCACCCACTTTATTGTGGGAAGGGACCATGCAGGGGTTGGAGAGTACTATGGCCCCTATGATGCCTGGAAGATTTTTGACGAGTTTCCCGACCTGGGCATAACTCCGATGTTTATCCGGGAGGCGTTCTACTGCAGTAAGTGTGCCGGAATGGTTAACGCGAAAATCTGCCCTCACGGTGTGGAACATCACGAGAAAATCAGCGGGACAAGGTTGAGAAGGATGATAACTGAGGGCACTCAGCCTCCAGAGTATCTCATGAGGCCGGAGGTTTTTGAAGTGATAAGGAGCTTTGAAAAACCGTTTGTTGAGTAG
- a CDS encoding ribbon-helix-helix domain-containing protein → MSDEKRKYTTVSIPVQLYEKIKQRIEGTGFTSVSDYVTYVLREVLASLEEEEKEEVFSKEEEEKVKERLRALGYLD, encoded by the coding sequence ATGAGCGATGAGAAGAGGAAATACACAACCGTTAGTATACCGGTGCAGCTTTACGAGAAAATCAAGCAGAGGATAGAGGGAACGGGGTTCACATCTGTCTCGGATTATGTTACATATGTTCTGAGGGAAGTCCTCGCCAGCCTTGAAGAGGAGGAGAAGGAGGAAGTCTTCAGCAAGGAGGAAGAGGAGAAGGTAAAGGAAAGGCTGCGGGCTCTGGGGTATCTGGACTGA
- a CDS encoding DHH family phosphoesterase, whose amino-acid sequence MKCDTCDGKGYIEVEQECRICSGTGKSKSFDPKITAELSEEQLKLFMQGICGVCGGTGIEKRMEVCKDCKGTGKAGKCRVCGKKVVGDHDLCADCRRKPHAYLLKNSCGLEDVRLGRIYVGRVSSVTDIGAFVNLNKRLRGLIHRRNLKNSPLKENDDVFVRVENIRPTGEIDLAVAEGKDYLIVEVSKEAPALKISQLESATGRMVEVRGRVEHIKLTGGPTIFTIADETGLVNCAAFEAGERAYPEINADDVVRVIGIVKRRDSKLQIEVLEMERLLGKEASEIERLIEREIERKAEPEFRGFLIESEVLENLKEQMMDVARELKKAVLESRPIIIRHHWDADGVCGGVALEIALLDYIERVHPDPDAKNYLVRRKVSRAPFYELEDVVKDLDESLEDMARFGDKIPLVVLVDNGSGREDIPAIEQMLIFGADVITVDHHFPDDEVDRYLLIHVNPHKVGGDSSYTSGVLCTEIARMITDRDLKILPAVSVVADRAEGEVERYIELSGYDREYLHDIGLALEFEGFYLRFRPASQIVHEILGFGRKDRMQKLVRSLSSHAKEAIEGNVRTAMDGVRVQTLPNGIALAALDVENYAKKFTFPPPGKLTGEVHDRLKRQYDRLVTVGYGPDFAVIRSEGVSLDIPRIVKELQEEINAGVDGGGHLVVGSLKFIQAKRKEVLAKLAAKIGSI is encoded by the coding sequence ATGAAGTGCGATACCTGTGATGGGAAGGGCTACATTGAGGTCGAGCAGGAGTGCAGGATCTGTTCCGGCACAGGAAAGTCGAAGAGCTTTGATCCTAAAATCACTGCCGAACTTTCAGAGGAGCAGCTAAAGCTTTTCATGCAGGGTATATGCGGTGTATGCGGAGGTACAGGTATAGAAAAGAGAATGGAGGTCTGCAAGGACTGTAAAGGTACTGGAAAGGCTGGGAAATGCAGGGTGTGCGGGAAGAAGGTTGTGGGGGATCACGATCTCTGCGCTGACTGCAGGAGAAAACCCCATGCTTATCTGCTCAAAAACAGCTGCGGGCTTGAGGATGTCCGGCTGGGCAGGATTTATGTGGGCAGGGTCTCAAGCGTTACGGACATCGGGGCTTTTGTCAATCTCAACAAAAGGCTCAGGGGGTTGATTCACAGAAGAAACCTTAAAAACAGCCCTCTGAAGGAAAACGACGATGTTTTTGTCAGGGTTGAGAACATCAGGCCCACAGGCGAGATTGATCTTGCTGTTGCTGAGGGAAAGGACTATCTGATCGTTGAGGTGTCAAAAGAAGCTCCAGCACTGAAAATATCTCAGCTTGAATCCGCTACAGGCAGGATGGTCGAGGTGAGGGGCAGGGTAGAGCATATCAAGCTCACAGGTGGCCCAACAATATTCACGATTGCAGACGAAACCGGACTGGTCAACTGTGCCGCTTTTGAGGCCGGTGAGCGTGCGTACCCTGAAATAAACGCCGACGACGTTGTGAGGGTCATCGGGATTGTGAAGAGGAGAGATTCAAAGCTTCAGATCGAAGTTCTCGAGATGGAAAGGCTGCTCGGAAAGGAGGCAAGTGAAATCGAAAGGCTCATCGAGAGGGAGATCGAAAGGAAGGCTGAGCCGGAATTCAGGGGATTTCTGATTGAGAGCGAGGTTCTTGAGAATTTGAAGGAACAGATGATGGATGTTGCAAGAGAGCTAAAAAAAGCCGTTCTCGAATCGAGACCGATCATCATTAGGCACCACTGGGATGCTGATGGTGTCTGCGGCGGTGTGGCACTGGAAATCGCCCTGCTGGATTACATTGAGAGGGTGCATCCGGACCCTGATGCGAAGAACTATCTCGTTAGGAGGAAAGTTTCAAGAGCGCCATTTTACGAGCTTGAGGATGTTGTGAAGGATCTTGATGAGAGTCTGGAGGACATGGCCAGGTTTGGTGACAAGATTCCGCTGGTGGTTCTGGTGGATAACGGCTCTGGGCGGGAGGACATCCCTGCGATAGAGCAGATGCTGATTTTTGGGGCCGACGTCATAACGGTTGATCACCACTTTCCGGATGATGAGGTGGACAGGTATCTGCTCATACATGTGAATCCCCACAAGGTGGGAGGAGATAGCAGCTACACCTCCGGCGTTTTATGCACTGAGATAGCGAGGATGATAACCGACAGGGACCTGAAAATCCTGCCGGCGGTTTCGGTGGTTGCGGACAGGGCTGAGGGTGAGGTTGAGAGGTACATTGAGCTTTCGGGCTACGACAGGGAGTATCTGCACGACATAGGTTTGGCTTTGGAGTTTGAGGGATTTTACCTGAGATTCAGGCCTGCGAGCCAGATAGTCCACGAAATACTGGGCTTCGGCAGGAAGGACAGGATGCAGAAGCTTGTCAGATCCCTCTCATCCCATGCAAAGGAAGCCATCGAGGGCAACGTCAGAACGGCGATGGATGGCGTCAGGGTGCAGACGCTGCCCAACGGGATAGCTCTTGCAGCTCTGGATGTGGAGAACTACGCAAAGAAGTTCACATTCCCTCCACCCGGCAAGCTCACCGGTGAGGTGCACGACAGGCTGAAGAGACAGTATGACAGACTTGTAACCGTCGGTTATGGTCCTGACTTTGCTGTGATAAGGAGTGAGGGCGTCAGTCTGGACATACCCAGGATTGTGAAAGAGCTGCAGGAGGAAATAAATGCTGGAGTGGATGGAGGGGGACACCTGGTTGTGGGCAGTCTGAAGTTCATACAGGCCAAGAGGAAGGAGGTTCTCGCAAAGCTTGCTGCGAAGATAGGGAGCATTTGA